Genomic segment of Clostridiales bacterium:
TAAAATTCCTTTTCTGTCAATTAATATTATATCTTTCACCCCGACCTCTACCAGCAGCCTGGTTATAGCCGCCCCGGCCGCGCCCGGTCCGCTCAGCGCTATTTTTATGTCTTTCATTTCTTTTTTAACTACCTTTAAAGCGTTAACAAGCGCCGCAAGAACGACTATGGCCGTGCCGTGCTGGTCGTCATGAAAAACGGGGATATCCAATTCTTCTATTAGGCGTCTTTCTATCTCAAAACATTTGGGCGCGGCGATATCTTCCAAATTAATGCCGCCGAAACTGCCCGCGATGTTTTTTACGGTTTTGATTATTTCTTCAGTGTCTTGCGAATCTATTACGATCGGGATCGCGTCCACGCCGCCAAATTCCTTAAACAGCGCGCATTTGCCTTCCATAACGGGCATGCCCGCGACAGCGCCTATATTGCCCAGCCCCAAAACAGCCGAGCCGTCCGTAATGACGGCTACAAGGTTGTGCCGCCTTGTGTAAACATAGGACAAATCGGGATCTTTGGTTATTTCCATGCACGGCGCGGCGACGCCCGGGGTGTAAGCGATAGACAAATCGTCTTTGTTATTGATTTTGGCTTTGGATATGACTTCAATTTTGCCGCCCCAGCGTTTGTGCGCCTCTAGCGCCTTTTTTGAGTAATCCATCTTATTTTGGTTCTCCCTTTGATAATTTGTAAAGAATATTAAGCGTTCTAAACACCATCGCGTCCGAAAACTTGCGCAAGTTAAGCCCCATCATTTTTTCTATCTTGTCCAACCTATATATAAGCGTGTTTCTGTGCATATACATCACGCGCGCCGTTTCGCTTATGTTAAGGCTGTTGTTTAAAAACTGCTCGGCGGTGTCCATAAGCTCGCGGTTTTTCAAAACGGCAAGCGCCGTCTTGTCCAAAGACATTTCAAGATATTTTTTTACTTTATCTTTGGGAATCTCTTCAAATAGTTTTATAAGCAAATAATCTTTGTAGGAAAACACTTTGGCCCTTTCGTCAATCAGCCTGCCTAGCCGCAAAGAAGACATACTATGCGAATACATTATGGGCAAGTCATTATAATCCTTGGCGATGCCGCCCACTCCGATATGCACGGTTTTGGACAGCTCTTGTTCTATGTTGTCGCATACCATATGGGCAAACTCGCCCGCCGATTGATAATCGTCTTCTTCGTCGCAAGTTTTTAAAACCGCGATATTGCCGCCCTGCATGGGCACTATGACATCGGGCTCTTGAAGAATTTCTTGAAGGTATTCCAAAATAAGCTTTATGTCTTTGGAAGCCGACAAAATATTAATTACATAAAACGCCCTGTCTTTTAGGTTGTATGCTTCTTTAAAGGACTGGATTTGATAAGATTCTAGCTTGTTGGACAAGAGCTCTTTAAAAAAGTCTTGTTTGTTA
This window contains:
- a CDS encoding NADP-dependent malic enzyme produces the protein MDYSKKALEAHKRWGGKIEVISKAKINNKDDLSIAYTPGVAAPCMEITKDPDLSYVYTRRHNLVAVITDGSAVLGLGNIGAVAGMPVMEGKCALFKEFGGVDAIPIVIDSQDTEEIIKTVKNIAGSFGGINLEDIAAPKCFEIERRLIEELDIPVFHDDQHGTAIVVLAALVNALKVVKKEMKDIKIALSGPGAAGAAITRLLVEVGVKDIILIDRKGILYRGKSGLDFSKQQLAAITNKDNIQGELKDAIKGTDVFIGVSAANIVSQDMIRSMNADPIVFAMANPVPEIMPDLAIEAGAAVVGTGRSDFANQINNVLAFPAVFKGALSVRARKISKGMKIAAAYALAGIIDDKDLRPDYIIPDVFDKRVCDHVSRAVAEQAVKEGLNRI